From Pseudarthrobacter equi, a single genomic window includes:
- a CDS encoding LacI family DNA-binding transcriptional regulator: MVRKSATGRIGIADVAVKAGVSHATVSRVMNGNYTVDPEIASRVRAAAAELKYQPNPVGRSLALGKTDTIGIVVPDLANPTFQAILRGLSRAAAQDGYRVLIADSFEVSSEEAILAGEARRRCDGLVLCAPRMTDAELEEIAPSLHPLVLINRTTATTGVPSLVVDYGQGVQDLAEHLVELGHTRLAFLAGPPRSASNGMRLQGLETFKTAHPHVDVTMLEGGSDFDTGHEAVDAVLESGATGILAFNDLVAMGLMSGLHERGINVPGDMSVTGFDDIPFAKYTTPALTTAAVPITELGEQAWRQLRALIRKEENDAPGSRYQPRLEVRSSSGPARAARTAVHG; this comes from the coding sequence ATGGTCAGGAAATCGGCAACCGGCCGAATCGGCATCGCAGATGTCGCCGTGAAGGCGGGCGTCTCGCACGCCACGGTTTCCCGCGTCATGAACGGCAACTACACGGTGGACCCGGAGATCGCCTCCCGCGTCCGCGCGGCGGCGGCCGAGTTGAAGTACCAGCCCAACCCCGTCGGGCGCAGCCTGGCGCTGGGCAAGACGGACACCATCGGGATTGTGGTGCCGGACCTGGCCAACCCCACCTTTCAGGCGATCCTGCGCGGGCTGAGCCGCGCCGCCGCCCAGGATGGCTACCGCGTTTTGATCGCCGACTCCTTCGAGGTCTCCAGTGAGGAGGCCATCCTCGCCGGTGAGGCACGCCGCCGCTGCGACGGCCTCGTCCTGTGCGCACCCCGCATGACGGATGCCGAGCTGGAAGAAATCGCGCCGTCCCTGCACCCGCTCGTGCTGATCAACCGCACCACCGCCACCACTGGCGTGCCCAGCCTGGTGGTGGACTACGGGCAGGGCGTCCAGGACCTCGCCGAACACCTGGTGGAGCTGGGCCACACCAGGCTGGCGTTCCTGGCAGGGCCGCCGCGGAGTGCCTCCAACGGCATGCGCCTGCAGGGCCTGGAAACGTTCAAGACGGCCCACCCCCACGTGGATGTCACCATGCTTGAAGGCGGCTCGGACTTCGATACCGGCCACGAGGCCGTGGACGCGGTCCTGGAATCAGGCGCCACAGGCATCCTGGCCTTCAACGACCTCGTGGCCATGGGGCTCATGAGCGGCCTGCATGAACGCGGGATCAACGTCCCGGGCGACATGTCCGTCACCGGCTTCGATGACATTCCTTTTGCCAAGTACACGACGCCGGCCCTCACCACCGCGGCGGTGCCCATCACCGAGCTGGGCGAGCAAGCCTGGCGCCAGCTCCGGGCCCTCATCCGCAAAGAGGAGAACGACGCCCCGGGCAGCAGGTACCAGCCGCGGCTTGAGGTGCGTTCCAGCAGCGGCCCCGCCAGGGCAGCGCGGACTGCTGTCCACGGCTGA
- a CDS encoding FadR/GntR family transcriptional regulator, giving the protein MRTHQLVLHWIENELSAGRLAVGGRLPAERSLAELLKVSRTSVREAIRVLEAMGVVRAGVGSGPEAGTVVISDPAAALGSALRLHVATRHLPVADIVETRVLLESWAAAKALPDAPVLDEAAALLEAMAAESLPANDFLALDVRFHLALADAAGNAVVSAMMGSLRESIQGYAADLTANLPDWEATSCRLRTEHRDILAAIRAGDGGTAALLVAAHIEGFYQEAGLAPGR; this is encoded by the coding sequence ATGCGCACCCACCAGTTGGTCCTGCACTGGATCGAGAACGAACTCTCAGCCGGCAGGCTGGCCGTGGGCGGCAGGCTGCCGGCCGAGCGCAGCCTCGCCGAGCTGCTGAAGGTCTCGCGGACGTCGGTGCGTGAAGCCATCCGGGTCCTGGAAGCCATGGGGGTGGTGCGGGCCGGCGTGGGATCGGGGCCGGAGGCAGGCACGGTGGTGATTTCGGACCCCGCCGCGGCCCTCGGCTCCGCGCTGCGGCTGCATGTGGCAACCCGGCACCTGCCGGTGGCGGACATCGTGGAGACCCGCGTGCTGCTGGAGTCCTGGGCAGCTGCCAAAGCGCTCCCGGACGCGCCGGTGCTGGATGAGGCTGCGGCGCTGCTGGAGGCCATGGCGGCGGAAAGCCTCCCCGCCAACGACTTCCTGGCCCTCGACGTGCGGTTCCATCTGGCGCTTGCCGATGCCGCGGGAAATGCGGTGGTCAGCGCCATGATGGGTTCGCTGCGGGAATCGATCCAGGGTTACGCGGCTGATCTCACCGCCAACCTGCCGGACTGGGAAGCCACGTCATGCCGGCTGCGCACGGAGCACCGGGACATCCTTGCCGCCATCAGGGCGGGCGACGGCGGGACCGCGGCACTGCTGGTTGCTGCCCACATCGAGGGTTTCTACCAGGAAGCCGGGCTGGCCCCGGGCCGCTGA
- a CDS encoding alpha-hydroxy acid oxidase: MTHTIQPNNPDATPGPEATDIPAAQAPAGAPPSSAPAGSAAAALPAALRRRVPKYSDLAPLMQFKKPDFSRDARLKRASTIWELRDIAKRRTPQAPFDYTDGAAEGEITLRRARQAFLDIEFRPGILRNVSAIDLSTDILGKPSRLPVGIAPTGFTRMMQSEGEYAGSQAAEAAGIPYTLSTMGTASIEDVAAAAPNGRNWFQLYLWTDRDRSLELIERAAKAGNDTLMVTVDTAVAGARLRDVRNGMTIPPALTLKTVLDASYRPAWWFNFLTHEPLTFASLSRYTGTVADLINSMFDPTLTFEDLDWLRETWKGKLVVKGIQTVEDARRVVDHGADGVVLSNHGGRQLDRAPIPFHLLPEVRQAFTADNTDAAIMLDTGIMSGADIVAALALGADFTLIGRAYLYGLMAGGRTGVDRTLQILEKDMARTMALLGVSRIADLTPEHVRLLGR; this comes from the coding sequence ATGACCCACACCATCCAACCCAACAATCCGGACGCCACCCCCGGCCCGGAGGCCACGGACATTCCCGCAGCCCAGGCACCTGCCGGGGCTCCGCCGTCGTCCGCCCCTGCCGGTTCCGCCGCCGCTGCCCTGCCTGCGGCGCTGCGCCGCCGTGTCCCCAAGTACTCGGACCTGGCACCGCTCATGCAGTTCAAGAAGCCGGACTTCAGCAGGGACGCCCGGCTCAAGCGGGCCAGCACCATCTGGGAACTCCGGGACATCGCCAAGCGCCGCACCCCGCAGGCGCCCTTCGACTACACCGACGGCGCAGCCGAAGGGGAAATCACCCTCCGCCGCGCGCGCCAGGCTTTCCTGGACATCGAATTCCGGCCGGGCATCCTCCGGAACGTGTCCGCCATCGACCTCAGCACGGACATCCTGGGCAAGCCCTCCCGCCTCCCGGTGGGCATCGCGCCCACCGGCTTCACGCGGATGATGCAGTCCGAGGGTGAGTACGCCGGTTCCCAGGCGGCCGAGGCTGCGGGCATCCCCTACACGCTGTCCACCATGGGCACGGCCTCCATCGAGGACGTGGCCGCTGCAGCGCCGAACGGCCGCAACTGGTTCCAGCTCTACCTGTGGACGGACCGGGACCGGTCGCTGGAACTCATCGAACGCGCTGCGAAGGCCGGCAATGACACCCTCATGGTCACCGTGGACACCGCCGTGGCCGGCGCCCGCCTGCGGGACGTCCGCAACGGCATGACCATCCCGCCGGCGCTGACCCTCAAGACCGTCCTGGATGCCTCGTACCGGCCCGCCTGGTGGTTCAACTTCCTCACGCACGAGCCGCTGACCTTCGCCTCACTCTCCCGCTACACCGGCACCGTGGCAGACCTCATCAACTCCATGTTCGACCCCACGCTCACGTTCGAGGACCTCGACTGGCTCAGGGAAACCTGGAAGGGCAAGTTGGTGGTCAAGGGCATCCAGACGGTGGAGGACGCCCGCCGCGTGGTGGACCACGGCGCCGACGGAGTGGTCCTGTCCAACCACGGCGGCCGGCAACTGGACCGGGCACCCATCCCCTTCCACCTGCTCCCAGAAGTCCGGCAGGCCTTCACCGCGGACAACACTGACGCGGCCATCATGCTGGACACGGGAATCATGAGCGGCGCGGACATTGTGGCGGCGCTGGCACTGGGCGCCGACTTCACGCTGATCGGCCGGGCCTACCTCTACGGTCTGATGGCTGGCGGCCGCACTGGCGTGGACCGCACCCTGCAGATCCTGGAAAAGGACATGGCCCGCACCATGGCGCTGCTCGGCGTGAGCCGGATCGCCGACCTGACGCCGGAGCACGTCCGGCTGCTGGGGAGGTAG
- a CDS encoding ArsR/SmtB family transcription factor, whose amino-acid sequence MVTDDVFAVIAESTRRDILVSLCNGDKAVGELVEELAASQPTISKHLKVLREAQLVSMRAQGQKRYYALNRKPLEGVASWLGMFDVGAPATVPEAAAATEATASTMPAGSAAQKPAAATAAPEPAAAQSAPAKSAPAESADAETADAESAATERASVGERMPEAVPAGAVSADVLVRDGAELSPAVVIPGGTSAPLSDDSVPQQIGRSVGRAATRAADLLANLPNLPKFGRKK is encoded by the coding sequence ATGGTGACAGACGACGTATTTGCCGTCATTGCGGAATCAACCCGGCGGGACATCCTGGTTTCGCTGTGCAACGGGGACAAAGCCGTGGGCGAACTGGTGGAGGAACTGGCAGCAAGCCAGCCCACCATTTCCAAGCACCTGAAAGTCCTCCGCGAGGCGCAGCTGGTGAGCATGCGCGCGCAGGGCCAAAAACGCTACTACGCGCTGAACCGGAAGCCCCTTGAGGGCGTGGCCAGCTGGCTGGGGATGTTCGACGTCGGCGCTCCCGCCACGGTGCCTGAAGCCGCCGCCGCGACCGAAGCTACAGCCAGCACGATGCCCGCCGGATCCGCCGCACAGAAGCCGGCCGCGGCCACTGCTGCCCCGGAACCTGCCGCCGCTCAATCTGCCCCGGCTAAATCTGCTCCGGCCGAATCCGCCGACGCCGAAACCGCCGACGCCGAATCCGCTGCCACCGAACGAGCCAGCGTCGGCGAGCGGATGCCCGAAGCGGTCCCCGCCGGCGCTGTGTCCGCTGACGTCCTGGTGCGGGACGGCGCAGAATTGAGTCCCGCCGTCGTCATTCCGGGCGGCACTTCGGCGCCGCTCAGCGATGACAGCGTTCCGCAGCAGATCGGCAGGTCGGTGGGGCGTGCCGCCACCCGGGCCGCCGACCTGCTGGCCAACCTCCCCAACCTGCCGAAGTTCGGGCGCAAGAAGTAG
- a CDS encoding acetoin utilization protein AcuC: protein MTYLPGLRQPAPPTMVAWGADMTAYNFGHGHPMAPARMELTARLAESLGLFHLDHVAVEAPGVATDSELEAVHSADYVAAVRKVSADPSTPDESRGLGTEDDPAFAGMHEAAARLAGGSLLAASRILDGSAVHAVNFGGGMHHAARERASGFCIYNDAALAVQKLLDGGVRKVAYIDVDAHHGDGTESIFWNDPRVLTLSLHESGMTLFPGTGFANEIGGPEAEGTAVNVALPSGTGDAGWLRAFYAVVPQVVAAFAPEVIVSQHGCDSHRTDPLTHLNLSVDGQREAASAVANLAAQFCGGRWIATGGGGYNVVDVVPRAWSHLVAIAAGRPVPLRTPVPQDWRDYVEAKYGATAPELMGDDVELWWRSWEVGFDPNDAVDRTVMATRKAVFPLHGLDPWFD from the coding sequence ATGACATACCTGCCCGGCCTCCGCCAGCCCGCGCCGCCAACGATGGTGGCATGGGGCGCTGACATGACGGCGTACAACTTTGGCCACGGGCACCCCATGGCGCCCGCGCGGATGGAGCTCACAGCGCGCCTGGCGGAAAGCCTGGGCCTGTTCCACCTGGACCATGTGGCGGTGGAAGCGCCGGGCGTGGCAACGGACAGTGAACTCGAAGCAGTCCACTCGGCGGACTACGTGGCAGCGGTGCGGAAGGTCAGCGCCGATCCGTCCACCCCCGATGAATCGAGGGGCCTGGGCACCGAGGACGACCCCGCGTTTGCCGGCATGCATGAGGCCGCCGCCCGGCTGGCCGGCGGCTCGCTGCTGGCGGCCTCCCGGATCCTGGACGGCTCGGCCGTGCACGCCGTCAACTTCGGTGGAGGCATGCACCACGCCGCCCGGGAAAGGGCCAGCGGCTTCTGCATCTACAACGACGCCGCACTGGCCGTGCAGAAGCTGCTCGACGGCGGCGTCCGCAAGGTGGCGTACATCGACGTCGATGCCCACCACGGCGATGGAACGGAAAGCATCTTCTGGAACGATCCCCGGGTGCTGACACTCTCGCTGCACGAATCGGGAATGACCCTCTTCCCCGGTACAGGCTTCGCCAACGAGATCGGCGGCCCGGAGGCCGAGGGGACGGCAGTAAACGTGGCCCTGCCCTCGGGAACCGGGGATGCCGGCTGGCTGCGGGCGTTTTATGCGGTGGTTCCCCAGGTGGTGGCCGCCTTTGCACCGGAGGTGATTGTGAGCCAGCACGGCTGCGATTCGCACCGGACGGATCCGCTGACCCACCTCAACCTCAGCGTGGACGGCCAGCGTGAGGCCGCGTCCGCCGTCGCTAACCTCGCTGCGCAATTCTGTGGCGGACGGTGGATCGCCACCGGCGGCGGCGGATACAACGTGGTGGACGTGGTGCCCCGCGCCTGGAGCCACCTCGTGGCCATCGCGGCGGGCCGTCCGGTGCCCCTCCGCACCCCGGTGCCGCAGGACTGGCGCGACTATGTCGAAGCCAAATACGGTGCCACCGCGCCGGAGCTGATGGGCGACGACGTCGAGTTGTGGTGGCGCTCCTGGGAGGTCGGGTTCGACCCCAACGACGCCGTGGACCGCACGGTGATGGCCACCCGCAAGGCCGTTTTTCCGCTGCATGGACTGGACCCCTGGTTCGACTGA
- a CDS encoding TrkH family potassium uptake protein, with protein sequence MTQSQSRPRTPASWHPPAQEREGLWIFTRLRDFIDDIANTSPARLALSAFAGVCLVFTFLLSLPVSSASGTATPLHQALFTAVSAVCVTGLTVVSTAVHWSFFGQLVILVGIFIGGLGTLTLASLLALMVSKRLGVRGKIIAAESMNNAGRLGEVGTLLRIVITTSVVIEGILALTLIPRFLTLGEGFWQSVWHGIFYAISAFNNAGFTPHSDGIVPYETDLWILIPLMVGVFLGSLGFPVVMVLQQNGLNWKKWNLHTKLTIQVSFILLAAGAFLWALMEWDNARTIGPMGLGDKLTHSLFASVMTRSGGFNLVDQNHMESTTKLLTDALMFAGGGSASTAGGIKVTTIAVMFLAIIAEARGDADVKVYGRTIPQGTMRVAISVIVAGATLVSVSAFLLLQISGASLDRVLFETISAFATVGLSTGLSAEVAPEGVYVLTALMFAGRVGTVTLAAALALRQRSQLYHYPEERPIIG encoded by the coding sequence ATGACGCAAAGCCAGTCGAGGCCCCGGACCCCGGCCAGCTGGCACCCCCCAGCGCAGGAGCGGGAGGGCCTCTGGATCTTTACCCGGTTGCGCGACTTCATCGACGACATCGCCAACACCTCCCCCGCCCGGCTCGCCCTCAGCGCATTCGCCGGGGTGTGCCTGGTGTTCACCTTCCTGCTGTCCCTTCCGGTGTCCTCTGCCTCCGGCACAGCCACGCCGCTGCACCAAGCCCTGTTCACGGCCGTTTCGGCGGTCTGTGTCACCGGGCTGACGGTGGTGTCCACTGCGGTCCACTGGTCCTTCTTCGGACAGCTGGTGATCCTGGTGGGCATCTTCATCGGTGGTTTGGGCACCCTCACCCTGGCCTCGCTCCTGGCGCTCATGGTCAGCAAGCGGCTCGGCGTGCGCGGCAAGATTATCGCCGCCGAGTCCATGAACAACGCAGGGCGCCTGGGCGAGGTCGGCACCCTGCTCCGGATCGTCATCACCACGTCGGTGGTCATCGAAGGCATTCTGGCCCTGACCCTGATCCCCCGCTTCCTCACCCTCGGCGAGGGCTTCTGGCAGTCCGTCTGGCACGGCATCTTCTACGCCATTTCAGCGTTCAACAACGCCGGCTTCACGCCGCACTCGGACGGCATCGTGCCCTACGAGACAGACTTGTGGATCCTGATTCCCCTCATGGTGGGAGTCTTCCTGGGCAGCCTCGGCTTTCCGGTGGTGATGGTCCTGCAGCAGAACGGGCTGAACTGGAAGAAATGGAACCTGCACACCAAGCTCACCATCCAGGTCTCCTTCATCCTCCTGGCCGCCGGAGCGTTCCTCTGGGCGCTGATGGAGTGGGACAACGCCCGCACCATCGGGCCCATGGGGCTCGGTGACAAACTGACCCATTCCCTCTTTGCCTCCGTCATGACCCGATCCGGCGGCTTCAACCTGGTGGACCAGAACCACATGGAATCAACCACCAAGCTGCTCACGGACGCACTGATGTTCGCCGGCGGCGGCTCGGCATCGACGGCGGGCGGCATCAAGGTGACCACCATTGCCGTCATGTTCCTGGCCATCATTGCCGAGGCGCGCGGCGACGCGGACGTGAAGGTGTACGGCCGGACCATTCCGCAGGGCACCATGCGGGTGGCCATTTCCGTGATCGTTGCCGGTGCCACACTGGTTTCCGTCTCCGCCTTCCTGCTTCTGCAGATCAGCGGCGCGTCCCTGGACCGGGTACTGTTTGAGACGATTTCGGCCTTCGCCACCGTTGGCCTGAGCACCGGGCTCAGCGCCGAGGTGGCGCCCGAAGGTGTCTACGTCCTCACCGCGCTCATGTTCGCAGGCCGCGTGGGCACCGTGACCCTCGCCGCTGCCCTGGCCCTGCGCCAGCGCAGCCAGCTGTACCACTACCCCGAAGAGAGGCCCATCATTGGCTAG
- a CDS encoding potassium channel family protein, whose translation MLVIGLGRFGSSTAEQLVKQGREVLAIERDRSLVQKWAPLLTHVVEADATNIDALRQLGAQEFSSAVVGVGTSIESSVLITVNLVDLGIEHLWVKAITPSHGKILTRIGANHVIYPEADAGVRAAHLVSGRMLDFIEFDDDFAIVKMYPPRETVGFTLDESKVRSKYGVTIVGVKSPGEDFTYARPETKVSSRDMLIVSGHVDLLERFAARP comes from the coding sequence GTGCTGGTTATCGGGCTGGGCCGCTTCGGCTCGTCCACGGCCGAGCAACTGGTCAAGCAGGGCCGCGAGGTCCTGGCGATCGAGCGGGACCGGAGCCTGGTGCAGAAGTGGGCTCCGCTGCTGACCCATGTGGTGGAGGCGGACGCCACCAACATCGACGCCCTGCGCCAGCTCGGTGCGCAGGAATTCAGCTCGGCAGTGGTGGGCGTGGGCACCTCAATCGAGTCCTCGGTGCTGATCACGGTGAACCTGGTGGACCTTGGCATCGAGCACCTGTGGGTGAAGGCCATTACGCCGTCCCACGGCAAGATCCTGACCCGGATTGGCGCCAACCACGTGATTTATCCGGAAGCGGACGCCGGCGTCCGGGCGGCGCACCTGGTGTCCGGCCGCATGCTGGACTTCATTGAATTCGATGACGACTTCGCCATCGTCAAGATGTACCCGCCACGCGAAACGGTAGGCTTCACGCTGGATGAATCGAAGGTCCGCTCGAAGTACGGCGTGACAATCGTCGGTGTGAAGTCCCCGGGCGAGGACTTCACCTACGCCCGCCCGGAGACCAAGGTTTCCTCCCGCGACATGCTGATCGTCTCAGGCCACGTGGACCTGCTGGAGCGGTTCGCGGCCCGCCCTTAG
- the proC gene encoding pyrroline-5-carboxylate reductase, producing the protein MSNRIAFLGCGSMNEAILGGLVEAGTNPADIVATVRRAERAAELAERYHGITAIAGEEEPDNNRQAAKGSAVAILGVKPVGIADLAREISPALTPDTIVVSVAAAVSIAQLEAALPAGQPVIRTMPNTPAKLGRGVISVSPGTNCTPGQLQQVKDLFQGAGTVVEVPEEQVDALSAISGSGPAYAFYLAEAMASAGEELGLDRDLAVLLARETVAGAGFMLAEPGADPSALRKSVTSPNGTTERAIATFDEQGIPSIIAAGARAAADRAAEITKQLG; encoded by the coding sequence ATGAGCAACCGAATCGCATTCCTTGGCTGTGGGTCCATGAACGAAGCCATCCTCGGCGGCCTGGTGGAAGCCGGCACCAACCCGGCAGACATCGTGGCAACAGTCCGCCGGGCCGAGCGTGCCGCTGAACTGGCCGAGCGGTACCACGGCATCACCGCGATCGCCGGCGAGGAGGAACCGGACAACAACCGGCAGGCCGCGAAAGGGTCCGCCGTCGCGATCCTTGGCGTCAAGCCGGTGGGCATTGCGGACCTTGCCCGGGAGATCAGCCCCGCGCTCACCCCGGACACGATCGTAGTCAGCGTTGCCGCAGCCGTCTCCATCGCCCAGCTTGAAGCCGCCCTCCCGGCGGGGCAGCCCGTTATCCGGACCATGCCCAACACCCCGGCGAAACTGGGCCGCGGCGTCATCTCCGTCTCGCCCGGCACCAACTGCACACCCGGCCAGCTCCAGCAGGTGAAGGACCTCTTCCAAGGTGCGGGGACCGTCGTCGAAGTGCCCGAGGAACAGGTGGACGCGCTCTCGGCCATCAGCGGCTCCGGCCCCGCCTACGCCTTCTACCTGGCTGAGGCCATGGCCTCGGCAGGGGAAGAGCTGGGCCTGGACCGCGATCTCGCAGTGCTGCTGGCACGGGAGACCGTGGCGGGCGCCGGCTTTATGCTGGCAGAGCCCGGCGCGGATCCGTCGGCGCTCCGCAAGTCAGTAACCAGCCCCAACGGCACCACCGAACGCGCCATTGCCACCTTCGATGAACAGGGCATTCCGTCCATCATCGCGGCCGGCGCGCGGGCAGCAGCGGACCGGGCAGCGGAAATCACCAAGCAGCTCGGCTAA
- a CDS encoding Ppx/GppA phosphatase family protein: MRLGVLDIGSNTVHLLLVDAHPGARPLPFASHKRPLSLVQYLEPDGSISDEGQHELTEFVLEAWEFAARHKAEDLLAFCTSAIREATNGPEVLARVKHETTVTLQELTGSEEASMTFFAVRRWHGWGAGPILNLDIGGGSFEMAFGQDELPEVATSVPLGASRLTRDWLAEDPPSARSVKELRRYIRSTLKPAVREFDGLGRANLVAGTSKTFRSLARIAGAAPSAAGPYVKRELNATDLGVWAQRISAMKAEDRLHLPGVSEARAHQLLAGALVAEAALELFKFKKLRICPWALREGLILRRLDQLVFAGPLEPAPHIAAPPAVQPTF, encoded by the coding sequence ATGCGGCTAGGCGTCCTCGATATCGGGTCAAACACTGTCCACCTCCTCCTGGTGGATGCCCACCCCGGGGCGCGGCCGTTGCCGTTCGCCTCGCACAAACGGCCGCTGTCCCTGGTGCAGTATCTGGAACCGGACGGCAGCATCAGCGACGAGGGCCAGCACGAGCTCACCGAGTTTGTCCTGGAAGCCTGGGAGTTCGCCGCCCGCCATAAGGCCGAGGACCTCCTGGCCTTCTGTACCTCGGCCATCCGCGAGGCCACCAACGGCCCCGAGGTCCTGGCGCGCGTCAAGCACGAAACCACTGTGACGCTCCAGGAACTGACCGGCAGCGAAGAGGCCTCCATGACGTTCTTTGCCGTCAGGCGCTGGCACGGCTGGGGCGCCGGCCCCATCCTGAACCTGGACATCGGCGGCGGCTCGTTCGAAATGGCCTTCGGCCAGGACGAGCTCCCCGAAGTCGCAACCTCGGTACCGCTGGGCGCCAGCAGGCTCACCCGGGACTGGCTGGCTGAGGACCCGCCCTCGGCCAGGAGCGTCAAGGAACTGCGGCGGTACATCCGGTCAACGCTGAAGCCTGCGGTCCGCGAGTTCGATGGCCTGGGCAGGGCCAACCTGGTGGCCGGAACGTCCAAGACCTTCCGCTCACTGGCCCGCATCGCCGGTGCAGCGCCCAGCGCAGCCGGCCCCTACGTCAAACGGGAACTGAACGCCACGGACCTCGGCGTCTGGGCGCAGCGCATTTCCGCCATGAAGGCCGAGGACCGGCTGCACCTGCCCGGCGTCTCCGAGGCTCGGGCCCACCAGCTCCTGGCCGGTGCGCTGGTGGCGGAGGCCGCCCTGGAGCTGTTCAAGTTCAAGAAGCTCCGGATCTGCCCGTGGGCCCTGCGTGAGGGCCTCATCCTGCGCCGGCTGGACCAGCTGGTGTTCGCCGGGCCACTGGAGCCTGCGCCCCACATTGCGGCGCCGCCGGCCGTGCAGCCCACTTTCTAA
- a CDS encoding SseB family protein has translation MTEQTGIADPTPLNDLEEKLATGNDPDANPVDVILSFLNSEVYIISSDGIEGEDSQVEPLVLGNSEGAPVLAVFSHPTRVDQQYLDAAPNVLGTQGAAIIANIGEELGLVINPGAAYGFEINPEGVANIKRDFKRADEQ, from the coding sequence ATGACTGAACAGACCGGAATCGCCGATCCCACGCCGCTCAACGACCTCGAGGAGAAGCTCGCCACGGGCAACGATCCCGACGCGAACCCAGTGGACGTCATCCTGTCGTTCCTCAACAGCGAGGTCTACATCATCAGCTCCGACGGCATCGAGGGCGAGGACTCACAGGTGGAGCCCCTGGTCCTGGGCAATTCCGAGGGCGCCCCCGTCCTGGCCGTCTTCTCGCACCCCACCCGGGTGGACCAGCAGTACCTGGATGCAGCGCCCAACGTGCTGGGAACCCAGGGCGCGGCCATCATCGCCAACATCGGCGAGGAACTGGGCCTGGTGATCAACCCCGGCGCAGCCTACGGATTTGAGATCAACCCGGAAGGCGTGGCGAACATCAAACGCGACTTCAAGCGCGCTGACGAGCAATAA